In Clostridium butyricum, the genomic stretch CCAAATATATAATATACACCATATTTAGATATTGCTTTTCCTAGTGACTTACATGCATTTACCATATCCTCATAAGAAGTGCTGCCATCAACAAAATCACCAGTAACCACAACCACATCAGGATTCTGCTGTGAAATTTTGTCTATATAATCTCCAAAACTTTCACCACTGAATGTAGTTCCTATATGTGAATCAGTAATCTGTATAATCTTTAACTTTTCATTTTTCTCCAATTTATCACTGGTAATATTATAATCTGTTTCGACTACATTATGTGCATTTACCCATCCATATGAAAAATAACAGCCTGTAATAATTATTGCAGAAATTCCTGCTACATAAGCTTTTATTTTTAGTTTAAAACATTTCTTTACTATGCTCCAGATTATGTCGCATACAAAAAACATCAGTGCAAGATGAAGCTCAATCACTAACGAATACATGAAATACCAAATTCCAATTATAATAAGAATAATTACTGGTATAGATGCTACACACCATGAAAGCAGTCTGCTTTTCTTTTCAATATCTTTTATAAACTGAAACTTGTGAAAGCTCCTTGTTATGTAAAGTCCAAGAAGTGCTGCTAATACTAATATTATTATTAAGAATATTACCATAAAATCCTCCAATCAATACATATACACCATTAAATTTGCATTAAGCTAAATAATATCCCCTTGTTTTATCAAAAATAAATACACATTAGTTTTTCTGGTCGATTGTTTGAAAAACCAGCATATAGAAAACCACCAATCTGATTTTTCAAATTCTTATCATTAAGTAAACTTTAAACTCTTATTTAAAATTTTCTTCAATATATTTAATGTAATCTTTTTTTTCAACTTCATTATAGTTATTCTTAAACCATTTATAA encodes the following:
- a CDS encoding metallophosphoesterase, producing the protein MVIFLIIILVLAALLGLYITRSFHKFQFIKDIEKKSRLLSWCVASIPVIILIIIGIWYFMYSLVIELHLALMFFVCDIIWSIVKKCFKLKIKAYVAGISAIIITGCYFSYGWVNAHNVVETDYNITSDKLEKNEKLKIIQITDSHIGTTFSGESFGDYIDKISQQNPDVVVVTGDFVDGSTSYEDMVNACKSLGKAISKYGVYYIFGNHDLHNYGGNPYYSTDEFVNELKKNNVHILQDETVMVGDKFYITGRQDATVHDRKSTEELLAALDKSHYIVLLDHQPLEYSEADKAGADLLLSGHTHGGQIFPLAYMNRLVSKNEMVYGIKETGRTTCIVSSGISEWGFVFRTGCKSEYVVINVNGEKY